The genomic region AAAAACAGCTTTCCAAGCAACAAAATATTCTTGAATGTTTACTGAAATCTAGGAGGTTGTGTAATGCAGAAAACACAGTAACCCAtgggtgcacagcaagatcccacaatcatATGATAATAGACAGATAATCTTGTGATTGGAGGCCAGAACGCATGGGGGACCTAGCAGGATACTTTACATTTACCTGGAGTGAGGGAAGACTAGGCCTTGTTTTAATGACTTATCTGGGATATGGAATGTCTGACAGCTTGGTACTCCCTCAATTCAGCAGTGGGACCTCTGACAGCATGGTACTCCCTCAATACTGTACTGAAGCCCAGCTGGGATTGTGTGCCCTACTGTGGGACCTTGAAACCAGATGTTTTGCCTCAGAGATGAGGGTGATATTAACTGGCCCACAGATATCAGGAGACAGCTTCAAGAGGCCTCCAAGCaaacgttcactctgattttAAAACCTCACCTCATTCTCCGAATCTCAGCATCCTCTTTGGACGGCTGCTTGGGTTTCTGACTTGCTGATGCCACTATGTCCCGAATCTTCTGCAGACAATCAGCAAGGTTTTTCATCTGGTACCTGCTGATTTCCGAAGTGACAATCAGCTGCCCGGCCCGATTAATTCTGTTCCGGTGCTGATAAGAGGAAAAGAAATGATGAAGAACTGAAAGATACTGTGTCAAATCGTCTACCTTAATCATGACTGCGTATTTGAATGTACTTGGGAATTTTAAAGACTTTAAGTCTTGAGACCCTAACTGTTCACAAAATATATCAGACAGTTGGAGGCTATGGCTAATTGCAATGTTTAGAATTTGCAGCTGAAATAAAATGACGTATTTGATTACGTATTATCACactaaatggtggggcaggcttaattagtgaatggcctattcttgttcctacaTTCCTAATTGATTAGAAACTCTTAACTAAACAAATATTGGATAAAATAAAGTGTGCTACAGCAAGTAGAAGTATGTTCCATCAATCAGAAAGGTTAGTGTGAATTGCTTTTACCCTGACTAGCAGTCTGTTGGGAAAATGGCAATTTAATTGGAACTGGATATATTGTGGAATGGCCTGTGAAACAGCGGGGCACCATTTGCAGCATCCTCTTCGCAGGTAAGTTGTAACACCCTCTTAACATTGATTCCATTAACGTCATTTCACTTCTAAGGTCTTTCATAAATTATCCTTTTAATTTTTCCAGTTTCAGTCTAACATTATCGGTCACAGTCAATTCCGTATCTTACATGCACACACAACGTTTGCCTCAGTGTTTCTGCTCATGCCCTTACGCTGTAGTGCCTACTGCCTCAGCTCCCTGTGCTAAACCACTGCCACGAGGAATTCTTCAGCTGCTCCTTGTTTCCTTTGTTCCTCTTGCACTGAGCGCCTGGGGTTTCACCACCAATCAAGCTCGGTCACAGGACTGAGCTGAGGGTTAACACTTAACAGTATTGGACTGTATTCTGTATTTCCTTTAGATGtagtgtctttttaaaaaattttcaggGATGCACAGTACAGCACATTAACACTACAGTATTTAAATCTGTAAATCAATGTTTCCGGGCAAGAAACATTTTAAGGATGTGACCTTCAAATTTATCATCAATTCTTCTTAGCACCAGTGATTAACTTCAATTCATTTCACTAAGTTTGTTAAATTTCAGGAACAGGGCCACAGCTTTAAGTGAGAATTTGCTGTGGTGATGGAAGGTTGTTTTCGGACTGGGGCAGTATACATAGGGAGGACGTAAACCTGAGTCAGGAGGAGAGGTAGAGTGAGTGAGTAATACAGAAAACAGCTATGACCTGACCACCCTTTAAACGTTGGCTGACCCTGGGCAGAGAAGCTCACCTTGGCAGTGATTACACTCCGCACATCCTCAGGGAGCCAGTCAGCTGTCGCCACATGGAACCTCACTTCTGCCTTGGTGTTCACTGTAACAACAGAACCAGTGTAGCATCCATCATTCACTTACACCCAACATTCATCTAGACCCAGCAGCCCCCTCAGAGACCAAAGACATAGACCTGCCTGAGGGACAGCACCTCCCATACCCCTTCCAAGCGTCAGCAACTCCCATATCCCCCTCCCGAGGGACTGCGTCTACCCCAAAACCACTGGGAGCGGTGAGCACCTCCTGTACCCTTTATGAGGGTTATACCACACGTGGGTATTTTTCCCATGAGTACTGGTAGGCCACATGTGGAGTAGGTAGTGAATCTCAGTCAAACTGTGGTCAGCCCTGTTGCTAAAGCAGCCCAGGTATCTCTGCTGCTCATCTGGGTCAGTGACAGACTGAGTCCCTGGATGGATGTAAAATTGAAAAACAGACAGGACTCGAGCTCCTGATCATGATGCAGTAAGTTCCCCAATCAACCAGTCAGGATTCCAGAGAAGAACAGGATGCAACTTAATATGTTGTCACTACCAGTTGAACCAGAGGTGAATCCCCTTGGATGAGGGTCACCAGCATTGATCCAAGGTGACAGTGATCTGTAGCCTGTGTGAGCAGGAACATCTGATGTTACTGAGCAAACAATCTCCTCACCCTTGTTGACATTCTGCCCTCCAGGGCCACTGCTCCGAGAGTAAGTCACTGAGAGTCGGTCTGAGGACAGAACAAAATACCAACAGTGAGGATTCAAGCTGATCACTATGATATCTCCAATCATAAtccaaacagaaactgctgaCTAATGGGGGGACATCAGCCTCGCACCTTAGCCTCTGTTGGCAGCTTCAAACATCAATGTGCAATCAGTTTGAGAGATCTGTAACCATTTCGAGGAGCATTAAACATGTCATCCAAGTACACTGATGGTGGAGAAAGGGGGGCTGCTCAGGGGATATGGACAGGGGCAAAGTCATTACCAGCTTGTCGAGAGAGAGACTCAATATCATAGGGTGACAGTGAACATGGGCGGATTTTTAAGTGGGGAGGATAGGCCTGGGCTCAAGTGTGATGCCCTTACTGGTGGATAGTGTGCCAGTCTCTGTTTGGAAGCTTGTAAGGGACGTAGGACCTAGTTGATACCCAATCTAACCCgaggagatagtgggaactgcagatgctggacaatgggagataacagggtgtggagctggatgaacacagcaggaaagctgacatttccggccgagacccttcttcagactctttctgaagaagggtctaggcccgaaatgtcagctttcctgctcagcctgctgtgttcatccagctctacatcttgttatctttaaACCTAGGAGCATCTGTTCATCCCTAAAagcccacctccaccactctcagACCAATGGCATCTGAGacacctattccttcctcccaaTCCCTCCAACCCAATTCCATCTCACCAGTGCTTCAACCCAGGAAACCCTCACCACCCTGAAAGGCCACTCTTGTTCTCAGATTATCCCACACCCTGGCTACAGCAGTTGTAATACAGCTTCATCCGAAGAGGGAGTAAAAAGGATCCTGCAATGAGGCATTGGGGAGAGGGACAATACCTGCTAGATTTTGGAATAAAATCTTGGCCAGGTCAGCtctggctcagtaattagcaaCCCCACTTGTGAACCATGAAATCCCGGGCCCAGAGCCCACTTCGGTGCTTCAGTACAAAATCCAAAGTTGGCATCCTactgcaacactgtcagaggtgccactTTTCAATCGAGCACCCCACCCCACTGCCCAGTTAGGTTAATGTAAACTTCCAATTACATTAATGGGGTGAAGAGCAATATCCTGACCAATCTTTATCCCTCATTCAATGTCACAAAGACAGACTATCTGGTCGTTTTGTTTgtggaatatagaacatagaacatgtgCATAAATTAATCAGCATGTTTTCTATATTAAAGTGGCTACACTTTTTAGAAGTTCTTTGTTGATTTTGAGACACCCAGTGGTCATGAAACATGTTATACAAATGTTTCTTTTCAAACTCCAATATAACATCAGGAATAAGGTGAAAGGTTTGGACAATTTTAACACAGAGCATTGTCAGGGCTCAGAACTGAGGTGCAACAGAAAATGCAGAGAAACTTTTAACAGagttttggaggagaatgtgaaaTCAGGACCTCAGAAAGAACCAAGGGCAGCATTTCTCTCACTATTATCCTTTAGGAAAGTAAATCTGGTATCCTTGGCCTATATGAAAGTTCTGACCCACAACATGTGGCTCAAGCTTAGCTGTCCTCTTagccctagcaagccactcaggtcaagggcaattaggaggGGGCAATAATTGTCAGAAACAACCTCGTTCCACGAAAGAATACACTCTTtaaaaaaatccacaaactttCAGTTTGTTCAGCCTGAAATATACAGTTTATGAGTTTGAATTGGTGTCCCTCTCTCATTTTAATTGAATGTTCTGGATTATCTATTCCAAACAGTTTTACTGTCCTCTATAGCCTGAAGATACCATTTCAAAAATCACCTGTTCACGGCTGATATTATGAACTATTCACAAATACCATTTATTAATTCACATACCGACAGGTATATCTTTGTTGGAGGTAGTCTGATGTGCTCCCTCCTGCAAACGGAAACCAGATGCATTATACAGAGTTATTTATGCAGCACAGCCCTCCACAGATTCATGAGACTCTCAAAATCAGCAGCTTTGTAatgacacggggggggggggaatgggggggggggggaatgggggggggggaatgggggggggggaatgggggaggggtgggggaggggggaggggtggggaggtggggagggggtgggggagatgggggagtgggaggggtggggggatgggggggaggggtggaggagtggggaggggtgggggaggggtggagggtgggggaggggtgggggaggggtggaggagtggggaggggtgggggagagggtggggagagggtgggggagaggggtgggggagagggtgggggagagggtggggagagggtgggggagagggtgggggagagggtgggggagagggtgggggagaggggggggagaggggggggagagggtgggggagagggtgggggagaggggggggggagaggggggggggagagggggggagaggggggggagaggggggggaggggggtgggggagaggggggagagggggggggagaggggggggagagggggggagaggggggggagaggggggggagagggggggggagaggggtgggggtgagagggggggagggggggggagaggggtggggggagaggggggggagaggggggggagaggggggggggaggggtgggggagagggggggaggggtgggggagaggggggggaggggtgggggagagggggggggggaggggtgggggagagggggggggaggggtgggggagaggggggggaggggtgggggagagggggggaggggtgggggagagggggggggaggggtgggggagaggggggggagaggggggggagagggtgggagagggggggggagaggggtgggggagagggggggggagggggggggagagggggggggaggggggggggagggtggggagaggggggggagggtgggggagagggggggaggggtgggggagaggggggggaggggtggggggagagggggggaggggtgggggagaggggggggaggggtgggggagagggggggatgggagggggagagggggggatgggagggggagggatgggagggggagagggggggtggggtggaatggggggggtggggaggaggtgggggggtggggaggaggtgggggtgttgaggggtagtggggagggggttggggagagcaACGGAGGGGGGACACGGTTTATGCAGGGAGAAGGTTCACGGGGAGAGGCAGACCGCATAATGAGGCTTCAGCAGCTGAGTAGCCGATGGGCCCCGCCTGGTACCTGTCCCTTATAATCCGCTCTGCTGTTCGGTGTAGAGCACCTCCAGGCTGTAAACACTGCGGTACTGGCGCCGCAACAACCCAGCGCCCCGGAACCACAGCAACCGACCCCCGGCTCCCAACATGGCAACCACCCCGCTCCGCTCGACCTTCACAACATGGCGCCCAACCCGGTCCGGCACCACCTTCACAACATGGCGCCCACGCCGGCCCGGCTCCACCTTCACAGTACGGCGCCCGCACAGATCACGGTCGACCCTCTCAACATGGCGCCTACACCGTTGAGGGCTGACAATTTGATCTTCCCGCTGAAACACAGGCTCCGGGGAAACGGTCCGATGTGTCTCTCACAGTTAATCACTGGATCAATGATTAAATATTAACATATCACCTCTTCCCGCTTGTTCTATTTTTCTGCAAACGCTGCAGTGAATACTTTTATTGCATAAAGGTGTCATCCAATTACAAGTTATTACCAAAAGCAGTAGAAAAATTTTAAAACCTAGCaatgtattccaaatttaataaATTGTCCTTTATTCACTTTACTTTCAAGAGCTTAAAAGGGCAGTAGAACTGGTTAACAGTTATCGATAACATTTAATAAAGTGGTGATTTATTTAGATGGAAGAATAAGACACCATAGTGTCACAATGATCCTGATGTCTTTACGGTAGCCTTGGACAAAACAAGGGCGACATTCCAAGAAAATAAACAGTTCATTAGTTGGTGATAGCTACTGATTTGACTATCTGTTATAGGATACTTTCAGACAGAAGGTAaataggagaaatatttacaggctacaaactagtaggaaatctttaaaaatcaaattaccTACTAAAAAATTAAAATAGAGATGCTGGGTCAGGCATGCATGATATCAGACCTGGTCGATctcattgtaataaaatgtgaggctggatgaacacagcaggccaagcagcatctcaggagcatgctgcttggcctgctgtgttcatccagcctcacattttattatcttggattctccagcatctgcagttcctattatctctggtcgATCTCATTGTtgttcatagtgaccacatctgttCAAGTGTTGGTTACTCAAGGAACTCGACAACCCAGAACTGATGAGTTGGCAACTGAGCTTCGAAAACTGTGCCACATCAGGGAGGGGGCGGAAGAGTTATCTGGATGCTGTTTTTCAGGACACAGTCACTCTCCTGAGATTAACtacttcaaatttggtcagtgttcAGGGACTGGAGGGTGTGGCTATGAGCAAGGCAGGTTGAAAGgtccaggaggtagtgctggaGGAGTCTCAGCCCTTGAGTTTGTcaaacaggtttgagattcttgttccCCGTGGGCGAGAGTgggggctgtagggaggatgagcaaactgatcaTAGCACCATGGTACAGGGAGCCAATCAAaagaggggagaaaagagaaacgTAGTTATAATTGGGGAATAGGAGAGTCAGGGGAATAGACTGTGGCCAGGATCAAGAGACCCAAATGCTGTGTCACCTGCCTGGTGCTTGGATTCAGGCTATC from Stegostoma tigrinum isolate sSteTig4 unplaced genomic scaffold, sSteTig4.hap1 scaffold_378, whole genome shotgun sequence harbors:
- the mrpl58 gene encoding LOW QUALITY PROTEIN: peptidyl-tRNA hydrolase ICT1, mitochondrial (The sequence of the model RefSeq protein was modified relative to this genomic sequence to represent the inferred CDS: deleted 1 base in 1 codon) translates to MSQITYAPRDSRSRPCCPSLPRIVVRTAIIEGQSIRAYKQLKTRFGNCFAARKGHNSQSGLREIYPTQTGLAQQKHNPTSSLSAREDQIVSPQRCRRHVERVDRDLCGRRTVKVEPGRRGRHVVKVVPDRVGRHVVKVERSGVVAMLGAGGRLLWFRGAGLLRRQYRSVYSLEVLYPNSRADYKGQEGAHQTTSNKDIPVDRLSVTYSRSSGPGGQNVNKVNTKAEVRFHVATADWLPEDVRSVITAKHRNRINRAGQLIVTSEISRYQMKNLADCLQKIRDIVASASQKPKQPSKEDAEIRRMRVENMQRERLRQKKIQSTIKRDRQVGFD